A single window of candidate division TA06 bacterium DNA harbors:
- a CDS encoding redoxin domain-containing protein, translating into MGNGRVNIGKEVYDFTLKDQNGKEFKLTDFAGKTVLISFHPLAWTEVCAMQMKALEENKETFDSLNTVAVGVSVDTVPSKRAWAENLQIENTRLLSDFWPHGGIAELYGIFREEEGFSERANVVVDENEKVVFFKLYDMDKAPDLDEIIDFLKQRKKA; encoded by the coding sequence ATGGGAAACGGAAGAGTAAATATCGGCAAAGAAGTTTATGATTTTACCCTGAAAGACCAGAACGGGAAAGAGTTCAAGTTGACGGATTTTGCCGGCAAGACGGTGCTCATCTCTTTTCATCCGCTGGCCTGGACAGAGGTGTGCGCCATGCAGATGAAGGCTCTGGAGGAGAATAAGGAAACCTTTGACTCACTGAACACTGTCGCAGTAGGGGTAAGCGTTGATACTGTTCCATCGAAGAGGGCCTGGGCTGAAAATCTGCAGATAGAAAATACTCGTCTTCTGTCAGATTTCTGGCCCCACGGCGGGATTGCAGAGCTCTATGGCATTTTTAGGGAAGAGGAAGGATTCTCTGAAAGGGCGAATGTCGTCGTGGATGAAAATGAGAAGGTGGTGTTTTTCAAATTGTATGATATGGACAAAGCGCCAGACTTAGATGAAATAATAGATTTTCTCAAGCAGCGGAAGAAAGCTTGA
- a CDS encoding class I SAM-dependent methyltransferase codes for MLTIAREKGLPPDRVEFSEGDAYSLESVSGTFNAGLASFWLSHFPKARINRFLRGFHERIGIDAVVFMADNVYVPGIGGEVVRRPGTEDTFKLRELSDASKHEVLKNYYGARDLNNILSRLSSDLQVHVGRCFWWVRYVVV; via the coding sequence GTGCTCACTATCGCCCGAGAGAAAGGGCTGCCGCCTGATAGAGTGGAATTCAGCGAAGGCGATGCTTATTCGCTGGAGTCGGTGTCGGGGACATTCAATGCGGGGCTCGCCAGCTTCTGGCTTTCCCATTTCCCGAAGGCTCGAATCAATCGGTTTTTGCGCGGGTTCCATGAGAGGATAGGCATTGATGCAGTTGTGTTTATGGCTGATAATGTATACGTGCCTGGCATAGGCGGAGAAGTGGTTAGGCGGCCTGGGACAGAAGATACCTTCAAGTTGCGAGAACTCTCTGACGCCTCAAAACATGAGGTGCTCAAGAACTACTACGGCGCCAGGGATCTGAATAACATCTTGTCACGCTTGTCAAGTGACCTTCAGGTACACGTGGGCAGGTGTTTCTGGTGGGTCAGATATGTGGTCGTCTGA